Proteins encoded in a region of the Haloarchaeobius salinus genome:
- a CDS encoding succinylglutamate desuccinylase/aspartoacylase domain-containing protein, whose amino-acid sequence MQVTKLGEGRAEVAVVGGIHGDEPCGIRAIERLLRDAPEVRRPVKLVVANEAAAERGVRYVEEDLNRAFPGYPDGETHEKRLAYDLAHEIEGCRTLALHSTQSHAEPFAVVDGVDDFARTVCPRLPVASVVETGRFVEGRIFKAVPDTIEVECGLQGSEDAAANGYRLVLSFLTATGVLAGVAPARDTPVFRLVRRIPKGVASEYEVFVENFQRVRAGETYAAVDGENVVADEQFYPVLMSSYGYEDVFGYAADRVGYVG is encoded by the coding sequence ATGCAGGTGACGAAGCTGGGGGAGGGTCGCGCCGAGGTCGCCGTCGTCGGCGGCATCCACGGCGACGAGCCCTGCGGTATCCGTGCCATCGAGCGACTGCTGCGGGACGCCCCCGAGGTGCGCCGGCCGGTGAAGCTGGTCGTCGCGAACGAGGCGGCCGCCGAGCGGGGCGTCCGGTACGTCGAGGAGGACCTGAACCGGGCGTTCCCGGGCTACCCGGACGGCGAGACACACGAGAAGCGACTCGCGTACGACCTGGCCCACGAGATAGAGGGCTGTCGGACGCTGGCGCTGCACTCCACGCAGTCCCACGCCGAACCGTTCGCCGTGGTCGACGGCGTCGACGACTTCGCGCGGACGGTCTGTCCGCGGCTGCCGGTCGCCTCGGTGGTCGAGACCGGCCGGTTCGTCGAGGGTCGCATCTTCAAGGCCGTCCCGGACACCATCGAGGTCGAGTGCGGGCTCCAGGGCAGCGAGGACGCCGCCGCGAACGGCTACCGGCTCGTGCTCTCCTTCCTGACCGCGACGGGGGTGCTCGCGGGCGTCGCACCCGCCAGGGACACGCCGGTGTTCCGTCTCGTCCGGCGCATCCCGAAGGGGGTCGCGAGCGAGTACGAGGTGTTCGTCGAGAACTTCCAGCGCGTCAGGGCGGGCGAGACGTACGCCGCCGTCGACGGCGAGAACGTCGTCGCGGACGAGCAGTTCTACCCGGTGCTCATGTCCTCGTACGGCTACGAGGACGTGTTCGGCTACGCGGCCGACAGGGTCGGCTACGTCGGCTGA
- a CDS encoding UPF0179 family protein, whose translation MSKVTLIGARLADPGAEFVYEGEASACEGCPYRSQCLNLTDGVKYQVTDVRQNAQTLECAVHDEGVRAVEVEAVGVRANVPSRQAYAGSKVGLAGSCPHTDCPSHELCEPDGADLDAEHRIAEVVGDPPHEYCHLDRDLTMVEFAPDEDA comes from the coding sequence ATGTCGAAGGTCACGCTCATCGGGGCACGGCTCGCCGACCCCGGTGCGGAGTTCGTCTACGAGGGCGAGGCGAGCGCCTGCGAGGGCTGTCCCTACCGCAGCCAGTGTCTGAACCTCACCGACGGCGTGAAGTACCAGGTGACGGACGTGCGCCAGAACGCCCAGACGCTGGAGTGTGCCGTCCACGACGAGGGCGTCCGCGCCGTCGAGGTCGAGGCCGTCGGCGTCCGGGCGAACGTCCCCTCGCGGCAGGCCTACGCCGGCAGCAAGGTCGGACTCGCCGGGTCATGTCCCCACACGGACTGCCCGAGCCACGAGCTCTGCGAGCCCGACGGTGCCGACCTGGACGCCGAGCACCGCATCGCCGAGGTCGTCGGCGACCCACCGCACGAGTACTGCCACCTCGACCGCGACCTGACGATGGTCGAGTTCGCGCCCGACGAGGACGCATGA
- a CDS encoding DUF5820 family protein, which translates to MSDFADLPDGWVVWNEEPEGRCVLAYRPDVFDSTEFPAPCLPTLYLTRGRRNHRRPGISREDAVSGDWYVTLSLEPDVQLQETNRYESREAGVAGTVELARRFADGEIDPDDVYQVPREDYIAKLHELTGQS; encoded by the coding sequence ATGAGCGACTTCGCGGACCTGCCCGACGGGTGGGTCGTCTGGAACGAGGAGCCAGAGGGCCGCTGCGTCCTCGCCTACCGGCCCGACGTGTTCGACTCCACGGAGTTCCCGGCACCGTGTCTGCCGACGCTGTACCTCACACGTGGCCGCCGGAACCACCGCCGCCCGGGGATCTCCCGCGAGGACGCCGTCTCCGGCGACTGGTACGTCACCCTCTCCCTCGAACCCGACGTGCAGCTGCAGGAGACCAACCGGTACGAGAGCCGCGAGGCGGGCGTCGCGGGCACCGTCGAACTCGCCCGGCGGTTCGCCGACGGCGAGATCGACCCCGACGACGTGTACCAGGTCCCGCGCGAGGACTACATCGCGAAGCTGCACGAGCTGACGGGACAGTCTTAA
- a CDS encoding PrkA family serine protein kinase — MTDTRESLAELSTDYKESIPADLRETSPFEWYLDEVYEDPLVARNAHQRVADMFDFYGTEYDEREGIVKYKLATEDPLNDGENTFYGNVIHQSIHEFVNKVKSGARGLGPERRIKLLLGPVGSGKSHFDRMVRQYFEDYTLRDDGRMYTFRWTNLCDVVRDQDPADDVVRSPMNQDPLVLLPKRQRQAVLDDINEVHDAPYTIRNEQSLDPESEFYMDRLLEEYDDDLETVLQNHVEVIRLTADENKRQCLETFEPKDKKNQDETELTGDVNYSKIAIYGESDPRSFDYSGAFCNANRGIFSGEELLKLQREFLYDFLHATQEMTIKPKNNPRIDIDQVIVGRTNMPEYKDKKGDEKMEAFNDRTKRIDFPYVLGYEEEADIYRKMLNNADVPDINVEPHTLEMAGLFAVLTRIEEPDTETVEMIQKAKAYNGEIDDGDDIDVKKLRDEAEAKAEIGEGMEGVSPRFIGDEIAEAIMDSKHRTRGFLSPLTVFNFFEENLEHHGSIPEENFETYYRYLELVREEYKARAIEDVRHALAYDVDEIQRQGEKYMDHVMAYIDDDTIEDDITGRDQDPDETFMRSIEENLDIPEDRKEDFRQEVSNWVSRRAREGDTFNPQDNERLRRALERKLWEDKKHNINFSALVSANETDDDERNAWVDALIEQGYSRDGATEVLEFAGAEVAKAEMED, encoded by the coding sequence ATGACCGACACCAGAGAATCACTGGCGGAACTGAGCACCGACTACAAGGAGTCGATCCCGGCCGACCTGCGGGAGACCAGCCCCTTCGAGTGGTACCTCGACGAGGTGTACGAGGACCCACTGGTCGCCCGGAATGCGCACCAGCGCGTCGCCGACATGTTCGACTTCTACGGCACCGAGTACGACGAGCGCGAGGGCATCGTCAAGTACAAACTGGCGACGGAGGACCCCCTCAACGACGGGGAGAACACGTTCTACGGGAACGTCATCCACCAGAGCATCCACGAGTTCGTCAACAAGGTGAAATCCGGGGCGCGCGGGCTGGGGCCGGAGCGCCGTATCAAGCTGCTGCTCGGCCCGGTCGGGTCGGGGAAGTCCCACTTCGACCGGATGGTCCGGCAGTACTTCGAGGACTACACCCTGCGCGACGACGGCCGGATGTACACGTTCCGGTGGACCAACCTCTGCGACGTGGTCCGCGACCAGGACCCCGCCGACGACGTGGTCCGTTCGCCGATGAACCAGGACCCGCTCGTCCTCCTCCCGAAGCGACAGCGCCAGGCCGTCCTCGACGACATCAACGAGGTCCACGACGCGCCGTACACCATCCGGAACGAGCAGAGCCTCGACCCCGAGTCGGAGTTCTACATGGACCGGCTCCTGGAGGAGTACGACGACGACCTCGAGACCGTGCTCCAGAACCACGTCGAGGTCATCCGGCTCACCGCCGACGAGAACAAGCGCCAGTGCCTGGAGACGTTCGAGCCGAAGGACAAGAAGAACCAGGACGAGACCGAACTCACGGGCGACGTCAACTACTCGAAGATCGCCATCTACGGCGAGTCCGACCCGCGCTCGTTCGACTACTCCGGGGCCTTCTGCAACGCGAACCGCGGTATCTTCTCCGGCGAGGAGCTGTTGAAGCTGCAACGCGAGTTCCTCTACGACTTCCTGCACGCCACCCAGGAGATGACCATCAAGCCGAAGAACAACCCCCGAATCGACATCGACCAGGTCATCGTCGGCCGGACGAACATGCCCGAGTACAAGGACAAGAAGGGCGACGAGAAGATGGAGGCGTTCAACGACCGCACGAAGCGCATCGACTTCCCGTACGTCCTGGGCTACGAGGAGGAGGCCGACATCTACCGGAAGATGCTGAACAACGCCGACGTGCCCGACATCAACGTCGAGCCCCACACGCTGGAGATGGCGGGGCTGTTCGCGGTGCTCACCCGCATCGAGGAGCCCGACACCGAGACCGTCGAGATGATACAGAAGGCGAAGGCGTACAACGGCGAGATCGACGACGGCGACGACATCGACGTGAAGAAGCTCCGCGACGAGGCGGAGGCGAAGGCCGAGATCGGCGAGGGCATGGAGGGCGTCTCGCCCCGGTTCATCGGCGACGAGATCGCCGAGGCCATCATGGACTCGAAGCACCGCACGCGCGGGTTCCTCTCGCCGCTGACGGTGTTCAACTTCTTCGAGGAGAACCTCGAACACCACGGCTCCATCCCCGAGGAGAACTTCGAGACGTACTACCGCTACCTCGAACTCGTCCGCGAGGAGTACAAGGCACGCGCCATCGAGGACGTCCGCCACGCGCTGGCGTACGACGTCGACGAGATCCAGCGGCAGGGCGAGAAGTACATGGACCACGTCATGGCCTACATCGACGACGACACCATCGAGGACGACATCACCGGCCGCGACCAGGACCCCGACGAGACGTTCATGCGCTCCATCGAGGAGAACCTCGACATCCCCGAGGACCGCAAGGAGGACTTCCGCCAGGAGGTCTCGAACTGGGTGTCCCGGCGGGCCCGTGAGGGCGACACGTTCAACCCGCAGGACAACGAGCGCCTGCGCCGCGCCCTCGAGCGCAAGCTCTGGGAGGACAAGAAGCACAACATCAACTTCAGCGCCCTCGTCAGCGCCAACGAGACCGACGACGACGAGCGCAACGCCTGGGTCGACGCGCTCATCGAACAGGGCTACTCGCGCGACGGCGCGACGGAAGTGCTCGAGTTCGCCGGTGCCGAGGTCGCCAAAGCAGAGATGGAAGACTGA
- a CDS encoding PrkA family serine protein kinase, producing the protein MSTGDDYVTASDRALEDTYEAPMSLAEYVDRAFEQPSIAAHASKYLLQAIEAAGTRTVVEEGEEKERYRFFDDPHNDGEHAVLGNTDVLNSFVDDLRSIAAGRGKHEKILWFDGPTATGKSELKRCLVNGLCEYSKTSEGRRYTVEWNVAAAEGSSRGLSYGDDLGGDDESDWYESPVQAHPLSVFPESVRADLLAEMNDRVDSDVPVRVEERLDPFSREAYDYLEERYRREGREDLFSAIADSRHLRVKNYVVDVGQGIGVLHSEDDGSPKERLVGSWMRGMLQKLDSRGRKNPQAFSYDGVLSQGNGLLTVVEDAAQHADLLQKLLNVPDEGTVKLDKGIGMDVDTQLVIISNPDLEATLNQHAERQGMDPLKALKRRLDKHEFTYLTNLSLETELIRRELTGETSVWTAESYDDLADQIRQPVTLSVKRSADRLTDREFAPHAIEAAALYSVVTRLDDEDLPTGLDLVDKAILFDRGYLQEGDTRREAEAFEFADDPKDGTHGIPVTYTRDVLADLLHEETDRHHADLPVESVLMPRDVLNAMVENLVTAPVFSTGERTEFESRVAQVKNHVFDAQAQDVVDAMLHDSTVDEATVAEYVEHVYAWETDEPIVNDRGEREEPDPLKMKVFEVEHLGRFDEDEYEGDQPSEAVAAFRREKIITALNRHAWEHRDEDFAIEDVDLAAIPVVRAVLESNDWDDVRRTYEDFEPSQWDDPPSGTETADLKAKTIDAMVDLQGYSAASAELTSRHVMGQVAYRWD; encoded by the coding sequence ATGAGCACGGGAGACGACTACGTCACGGCGAGTGACCGCGCGCTGGAGGATACCTACGAGGCCCCGATGAGCCTCGCGGAGTACGTCGACCGCGCGTTCGAGCAGCCCTCAATCGCGGCCCACGCCTCGAAGTACCTGCTGCAGGCCATCGAGGCGGCCGGCACCCGGACCGTCGTCGAGGAGGGCGAGGAGAAGGAGCGCTACCGGTTCTTCGACGACCCGCACAACGACGGCGAGCACGCGGTGCTCGGCAACACCGACGTGCTCAACTCCTTCGTCGACGACCTGCGCTCCATCGCTGCCGGGCGTGGCAAGCACGAGAAGATACTCTGGTTCGACGGCCCGACCGCCACGGGCAAGTCCGAGCTGAAGCGCTGTCTCGTCAACGGGCTGTGTGAGTACTCGAAGACGTCCGAGGGGCGAAGATACACCGTCGAGTGGAACGTCGCGGCCGCGGAGGGGAGCAGCCGCGGGCTGAGCTACGGCGACGACCTCGGCGGCGACGACGAGAGCGACTGGTACGAGTCGCCCGTGCAGGCCCACCCGCTGTCGGTGTTCCCCGAGTCGGTCCGGGCGGACCTGCTCGCGGAGATGAACGACCGCGTCGACTCAGACGTCCCCGTCCGCGTCGAGGAGCGGCTCGACCCCTTCAGCCGCGAGGCGTACGACTACCTCGAGGAGCGCTACCGTCGCGAGGGTCGGGAGGACCTGTTCTCGGCCATCGCCGACAGCCGGCACCTGCGCGTGAAGAACTACGTCGTCGACGTGGGGCAGGGCATCGGCGTCCTCCACAGCGAGGACGACGGCTCGCCGAAGGAGCGCCTCGTCGGCTCGTGGATGCGCGGGATGCTCCAGAAGCTGGACTCTCGCGGGCGCAAGAACCCGCAGGCGTTCTCCTACGACGGCGTGCTCTCGCAGGGCAACGGCCTACTGACCGTCGTCGAGGACGCCGCCCAGCACGCGGACCTGCTCCAGAAGCTGCTGAACGTGCCCGACGAGGGAACGGTGAAGCTCGACAAGGGCATCGGGATGGACGTCGACACGCAGCTGGTCATCATCTCGAACCCCGACCTGGAGGCGACGCTGAACCAGCACGCGGAACGCCAGGGGATGGACCCGCTGAAGGCGCTCAAACGGCGGCTCGACAAGCACGAGTTCACCTACCTGACGAACCTCTCGCTGGAGACCGAACTCATCCGGCGGGAGCTCACCGGTGAGACCTCGGTCTGGACCGCCGAGTCCTACGACGACCTCGCCGACCAGATCCGCCAGCCGGTGACGCTGTCGGTCAAGCGCTCGGCGGACCGGCTCACCGACCGGGAGTTCGCCCCGCACGCCATCGAGGCGGCGGCGCTGTACAGCGTCGTCACCCGCCTCGACGACGAGGACCTGCCGACCGGGCTCGACCTCGTCGACAAGGCGATTTTGTTCGACCGGGGCTACCTCCAGGAGGGCGACACCCGGCGCGAGGCCGAGGCGTTCGAGTTCGCGGACGACCCGAAGGACGGGACCCACGGCATCCCGGTCACCTACACCCGGGACGTGCTCGCGGACCTGCTCCACGAGGAGACGGACCGGCACCACGCCGACCTGCCCGTCGAGAGCGTCCTCATGCCGCGCGACGTGCTGAACGCGATGGTCGAGAACCTCGTCACCGCGCCGGTGTTCTCGACCGGCGAGCGCACCGAGTTCGAGTCCCGCGTCGCCCAGGTGAAGAACCACGTGTTCGACGCCCAGGCACAGGACGTGGTCGACGCGATGCTCCACGACAGCACCGTCGACGAGGCGACCGTCGCGGAGTACGTCGAGCACGTCTACGCGTGGGAGACGGACGAGCCCATCGTCAACGACCGCGGTGAGCGCGAGGAGCCCGACCCGCTGAAGATGAAGGTGTTCGAGGTCGAGCACCTCGGCCGCTTCGACGAGGACGAGTACGAGGGCGACCAGCCGAGCGAGGCCGTCGCCGCGTTCCGTCGCGAGAAGATCATCACGGCGCTGAACCGCCACGCCTGGGAGCACCGCGACGAGGACTTCGCCATCGAGGACGTCGACCTCGCCGCCATCCCTGTCGTCCGCGCCGTCCTGGAGTCGAACGACTGGGACGACGTGCGCCGCACCTACGAGGACTTCGAACCGAGCCAGTGGGACGACCCGCCGAGTGGCACCGAGACCGCCGACCTCAAGGCCAAGACCATCGACGCGATGGTCGACCTGCAGGGCTACTCCGCGGCGTCGGCCGAACTGACCAGCAGACACGTCATGGGACAGGTGGCGTACAGATGGGACTGA
- a CDS encoding YeaH/YhbH family protein, producing MGLKEDLDRFREVGEQRREDLKEFIQYGELGRSGADQVKIPIKIVDLPSFEYDRRDQGGVGQGDADVGDPVGQPQPQPGEGDEGDPGEEGGEHEYYEMDPEEFAEELDEELGLDLEPKGKRVVEEKEGPFTDITRSGPDSTLDFERMFKEGLKRKLSMDFDEEFLREVLKIDGWGPRKAFEWARGESLPVSMAWLDDAYDEIPREERTKWSSLEEVEENVERQTVTEKIRREGIKHVPFRREDERYRHPEIIEEKEKNVVVVNIRDVSGSMREKKRELVERVFTPLDWYLTGKYDNAEFVYIAHDADAWEVEREEFFGIRSGGGTKISSAYELAAHLLEAYPFSEWNRYVFAAGDSENSSNDTEERVIPMMEAIPANLHAYVETQPTGTAINATHAEEVENHFAGSDDVAVAYVTGPEDVTDAIYTILSTEGDSDE from the coding sequence ATGGGACTGAAAGAGGACCTCGACCGGTTCCGGGAGGTCGGCGAACAGCGACGCGAGGACCTGAAGGAGTTCATCCAGTACGGCGAACTCGGCCGCAGCGGCGCGGACCAGGTGAAGATCCCCATCAAGATCGTCGACCTGCCGAGCTTCGAGTACGACCGCCGCGACCAGGGCGGCGTCGGCCAGGGCGACGCGGACGTGGGCGACCCCGTCGGCCAGCCCCAGCCACAGCCCGGCGAGGGCGACGAGGGCGACCCCGGCGAGGAGGGCGGCGAGCACGAGTACTACGAGATGGACCCCGAGGAGTTCGCCGAGGAGCTCGACGAGGAGCTCGGGCTCGACCTCGAACCGAAGGGCAAGCGCGTCGTCGAGGAGAAGGAGGGCCCGTTCACGGACATCACGCGAAGCGGCCCGGACTCGACGCTCGACTTCGAGCGGATGTTCAAGGAGGGGCTGAAGCGCAAGCTCTCGATGGACTTCGACGAGGAGTTCCTGCGGGAGGTGCTGAAGATCGACGGCTGGGGGCCGCGCAAGGCGTTCGAGTGGGCCCGCGGCGAGAGCCTCCCCGTCTCGATGGCGTGGCTGGACGACGCCTACGACGAGATCCCGCGCGAGGAGCGCACGAAGTGGTCCTCGCTGGAGGAGGTCGAGGAGAACGTCGAGCGCCAGACCGTCACCGAGAAGATACGGCGGGAGGGCATCAAGCACGTCCCGTTCCGCCGCGAGGACGAGCGCTACCGCCACCCCGAGATCATCGAGGAGAAGGAGAAGAACGTCGTGGTCGTCAACATCCGCGACGTGAGCGGCTCGATGCGCGAGAAGAAACGGGAGCTGGTCGAGCGGGTGTTCACGCCACTGGACTGGTACCTCACCGGGAAGTACGACAACGCCGAGTTCGTCTACATCGCCCACGACGCCGACGCGTGGGAGGTCGAGCGCGAGGAGTTCTTCGGCATCCGCTCCGGTGGCGGGACGAAGATCTCGAGCGCGTACGAGCTCGCCGCGCACCTGCTGGAGGCGTACCCGTTCAGCGAGTGGAACCGCTACGTGTTCGCCGCGGGCGACTCCGAGAACTCCAGCAACGACACCGAGGAGCGGGTCATCCCGATGATGGAGGCGATCCCGGCGAACCTCCACGCCTACGTGGAGACCCAGCCGACCGGGACGGCCATCAACGCGACCCACGCCGAGGAGGTGGAGAACCACTTCGCCGGCAGCGACGACGTGGCCGTCGCGTACGTCACCGGCCCGGAGGACGTCACAGACGCCATCTACACCATCCTCTCCACGGAGGGGGATTCCGATGAGTAA
- a CDS encoding SpoVR family protein: protein MSNPDRIEKQRIADDLREHVAEARNLAEKFGLSPYEVNYWVVDYDEMNELIAYGGFQHRYPHWRWGMQYDRQQKQGQYSGGKAFEIVNNDDPAHAFLQESNTLADQKAVITHVEAHSDFFANNDWFQLFAEGTPNAAAMLERHARAISEYMQDPEIERAEVEKWIDNVLTLEDNIDQHRPYQAVSSVVDDPEELDPEDLADRLGDLELSEEVRREVFDDEWLDALDGDEPPATFPEEPQKDVIAFLRTHGKQYDREAEKATDMEPWQRDVLDMMREEAYYFAPQKMTKIMNEGWASIWESRMMTDEGFAGDDEFLNYADHMSAVLGSPGLNPYSLGKELWGYVENTTNRREVLDKILRVKGITWRNLKDSVEFAAVRELLEPPAALDSIDADSLDAVAELPDEYLDCEALDRAMDGEIDVDSYPWKVLSYEGMCRRHYSLVRRPYRGFLERVSQSELERIGRYLFDDQVYDSVEEAIADVDYAAGWDRMREVRRSHNDVTFVDEFLSQEFIDENEYFTYEYSQATGQYRVASQDAEDVKKKLLLQFTNFGKPTVAVYDGNYNNRNELLLGHEYNGVMLDVRQAKQTLERVFELWGRPVNLLTVVKEVSDHDREVARRRNREPEPKEQGRLVRYDGEEFDEQDVPWEDVEHLAADDVDYDTKPEDWLA from the coding sequence ATGAGTAATCCAGACCGGATCGAGAAACAGCGCATCGCCGACGACCTCAGAGAGCACGTCGCGGAGGCCCGGAACCTCGCCGAGAAGTTCGGGCTCTCCCCGTACGAGGTGAACTACTGGGTCGTCGACTACGACGAGATGAACGAGCTCATCGCCTACGGCGGCTTCCAGCACCGCTACCCGCACTGGCGCTGGGGGATGCAGTACGACCGCCAGCAGAAGCAGGGCCAGTACAGCGGCGGGAAGGCGTTCGAGATCGTCAACAACGACGACCCCGCCCACGCGTTCCTGCAGGAGTCGAACACGCTGGCCGACCAGAAGGCGGTCATCACGCACGTCGAGGCGCACTCCGACTTCTTCGCGAACAACGACTGGTTCCAGCTGTTCGCCGAGGGGACGCCCAACGCGGCCGCGATGCTCGAACGCCACGCCCGGGCCATCTCGGAGTACATGCAGGACCCCGAGATAGAGCGCGCCGAGGTCGAGAAGTGGATCGACAACGTGCTGACGCTGGAGGACAACATCGACCAGCATCGCCCGTACCAGGCCGTCAGCTCGGTCGTCGACGACCCCGAGGAGCTGGACCCCGAGGACCTCGCCGACCGGCTGGGCGACCTCGAGCTCTCCGAGGAGGTGCGTCGCGAGGTGTTCGACGACGAGTGGCTGGACGCGCTCGACGGCGACGAGCCGCCGGCGACGTTCCCCGAGGAGCCACAGAAGGACGTCATCGCGTTCCTGCGGACCCACGGCAAGCAGTACGACCGCGAGGCCGAGAAGGCGACCGACATGGAGCCGTGGCAGCGCGACGTGCTCGACATGATGCGCGAGGAGGCGTACTACTTCGCGCCACAGAAGATGACGAAGATCATGAACGAGGGCTGGGCGAGCATCTGGGAGTCGCGGATGATGACCGACGAGGGGTTCGCCGGCGACGACGAGTTCCTCAACTACGCCGACCACATGTCGGCGGTGCTCGGCTCGCCCGGGCTCAACCCCTACAGCCTCGGCAAGGAGCTCTGGGGGTACGTCGAGAACACGACGAACCGCAGGGAGGTGCTCGACAAGATACTTCGCGTGAAGGGCATCACGTGGCGCAACCTCAAGGACAGCGTCGAGTTCGCGGCGGTCCGCGAGCTGCTCGAACCGCCCGCGGCGCTCGACAGCATCGACGCGGACTCGCTGGACGCGGTCGCCGAACTCCCGGACGAGTACCTCGACTGCGAGGCGCTGGATCGGGCGATGGACGGCGAGATCGACGTCGACAGCTACCCCTGGAAGGTGCTCTCCTACGAGGGGATGTGCCGGCGGCACTACTCGCTCGTCCGGCGGCCATACCGCGGCTTCCTCGAGCGGGTGAGTCAGTCCGAACTGGAGCGCATCGGGCGCTACCTGTTCGACGACCAGGTGTACGACAGCGTCGAGGAGGCAATCGCCGACGTGGACTACGCGGCCGGCTGGGACCGGATGCGCGAGGTCCGCCGGAGCCACAACGACGTGACGTTCGTCGACGAGTTCCTCAGCCAGGAGTTCATCGACGAGAACGAGTACTTCACCTACGAGTACTCGCAGGCGACCGGCCAGTACCGCGTCGCCAGCCAGGACGCCGAGGACGTGAAGAAGAAGCTGCTGCTCCAGTTCACGAACTTCGGCAAGCCCACCGTCGCGGTGTACGACGGCAACTACAACAACCGCAACGAGCTGCTGCTCGGCCACGAGTACAACGGCGTGATGCTCGACGTCCGGCAGGCCAAGCAGACCCTCGAACGCGTGTTCGAACTGTGGGGTCGCCCCGTGAACCTCCTGACGGTCGTCAAGGAGGTGTCGGACCACGACCGCGAGGTCGCCCGCCGGCGGAACCGCGAGCCCGAACCCAAGGAGCAGGGTCGGCTCGTCCGCTACGACGGCGAGGAGTTCGACGAGCAGGACGTGCCGTGGGAGGACGTCGAGCACCTCGCGGCCGACGACGTGGACTACGACACGAAGCCCGAGGACTGGCTCGCCTGA
- a CDS encoding DUF7827 domain-containing protein — MAGTTAGADDTTDGGATSGALHDQRDSPSQDGGWSLPNGTTEQPGDVVQIPVGLAGNETEATVVIENESLDYRLVVRVADENRDGVVTLRWNTYHAGFVATDAVANRTVAVDQPDRVLDARRTTPQRDERLGEGRYTVSVRHDDGVVAEDVVVLESDPLRRSSITVLEGPPLADASAAFARSGISGAIEQDEWLFVLVERQSIHGYVDGIEDLTGNGTDGVSFRITRRPDGSAVDLSNATFLHLPQYDEFVVGIPPNATVFDADTDYVARFVVLRSNPYTGGGRVSSSTAFRVLPAGAQPDRPVLEVVDVQAPETVIEGRDATFAVSVVNSGEREGTATVVVSMEGANVTREVTVGPRSQRTVDVAFDTSPLTEGTTEWSVGIDGGARTVTGELEVRLTNDTIQEDPTLVPGPRRPNDGGQPGFGALAALVGLGVGIAGRVLALRRG, encoded by the coding sequence GTGGCGGGCACGACAGCGGGGGCCGACGACACGACGGACGGCGGGGCGACGAGCGGCGCGTTGCACGACCAGCGGGACTCGCCCTCGCAGGACGGGGGCTGGTCCCTGCCGAACGGAACGACGGAACAGCCCGGCGACGTGGTGCAGATCCCGGTCGGTCTCGCGGGCAACGAGACCGAGGCGACGGTGGTCATCGAGAACGAGAGCCTGGACTACCGGCTCGTCGTCCGGGTGGCCGACGAGAACCGCGACGGGGTCGTCACCCTGCGCTGGAACACCTACCACGCGGGCTTCGTGGCGACCGACGCGGTCGCGAACCGGACCGTCGCCGTCGACCAGCCCGACCGGGTGCTCGACGCACGGCGGACCACGCCACAGCGCGACGAACGACTCGGTGAAGGCCGGTACACAGTCTCGGTCCGACACGACGACGGCGTGGTCGCCGAGGACGTGGTCGTGCTGGAGTCCGACCCGCTCCGGCGCTCCTCCATCACCGTCCTGGAGGGGCCGCCGCTGGCCGACGCGTCTGCCGCGTTCGCGCGGTCGGGCATCAGCGGCGCTATCGAGCAGGACGAGTGGCTGTTCGTGCTCGTCGAGCGCCAGAGCATCCACGGCTACGTCGACGGTATCGAGGACCTGACCGGCAACGGCACCGACGGCGTCAGCTTCCGCATCACCCGTCGTCCCGACGGCAGCGCGGTCGACCTCTCGAACGCCACGTTCCTCCACCTCCCGCAGTACGACGAGTTCGTCGTCGGCATCCCGCCGAACGCGACGGTGTTCGACGCCGACACCGACTACGTCGCCCGGTTCGTCGTCTTGCGGTCGAATCCCTACACCGGGGGCGGCAGGGTGAGCTCGTCGACCGCGTTCCGGGTGCTGCCCGCCGGTGCCCAGCCCGACCGGCCCGTCCTCGAGGTCGTCGACGTGCAGGCACCCGAGACCGTCATCGAGGGCCGCGACGCCACCTTCGCGGTGAGCGTCGTCAACAGCGGCGAGCGCGAGGGGACGGCGACCGTCGTCGTCTCGATGGAGGGGGCCAACGTCACCCGCGAGGTGACCGTCGGCCCGCGCTCACAGCGCACCGTCGACGTGGCGTTCGACACCAGCCCCCTGACGGAGGGGACGACCGAGTGGTCGGTCGGCATCGACGGCGGCGCACGCACCGTCACCGGCGAACTGGAGGTGCGGCTGACGAACGACACCATCCAGGAGGACCCGACGCTGGTGCCCGGGCCGCGACGGCCGAACGACGGCGGCCAGCCCGGCTTCGGCGCGCTCGCCGCCCTCGTCGGTCTGGGTGTCGGTATCGCTGGGCGCGTGCTGGCACTGCGGCGAGGATAG